The Campylobacter curvus genome includes the window GCTTGAAGAGGTCGAAGCCGCCGCAGTCATCGGTATAAAAGACGAGCACGCGGACGAGGAGGTGGCGGCCTTTATCCAGCTAAAAGAGGGTATGGATCTGGACGAAAAACAGGTCCGTGACTATCTTAAAAAGCATTTGGCGAATTTTAAAATTCCAAAGAGCATCTATTTTGCCGAGCAGTTACCTAGAAATGCGACCGGTAAGGTGCTAAAACGCGTGCTAAAAGAACAGGTAAAGGATAAAATTTAGTGCAATATCTGCTTGATTTTTTAAATTCCGATATCAAAAAAAGCAAAATTTCGGCTCTCATAAAATGTAGCGAGGAAGAGGCCAAAATTTTACGCCATTTAAGCAAGATTTATATCGAAGGCGTGGCTAATATAAGCGTCTATGACCTGCTTTGCACGGTATTTGGCTCGCAAGATTACAGGCATCTTTCGTATCTGAAATTTATAAAATCCTTGCTTGATTACGGCTGGATAGTGCAAAGCTACAATATCTTTAAAACGCCAGAAAATACGAATAAATCAAGCGGCACGAACCTGCTTGCGCTTTTGCACTCTGAAATTTCACTTTCGCCCTCATTCCTCAAAATTTTAGAGGAGGGCAGCACGAAGGTAGAGCTGCCAACGCCTAGCGCGTATGAGGATCATTTGGAGTATTTGAAAGATCAGTTTTTAAGGATCGAGCTTTACGCCAAAGCCGCGATGTTTCAAAGCGGAGTAAGCGACGCCAAAGCGCGCATAAAAACGCAGATAAACGAGCTTGAAGCGCGCATAAACGAACGCATAGAAATAAGCAAAATTTCCATAAAAATCGAGCAAATTTTTAAGGACAACGCGCTTAGCGTAAAAGAACAGCTGATATTTTTAGCGCTTTTAAAAGAAGAATACGCTGGAGACTTTGAAAACGGGCGCGATCTAAATGCTCTCATCGGTCTCATAAGCGACGATGAATTCGAGCGCATCAAAAACCGCTCGCTGCTTGAGGACGGCTCCGCGCTCATCGAAAACGGACTGATCGATTATGACGAGGTTTTAAACGCCTTTGGTAACGTCAGCCGAAATTTTTTCATAAATGAGGAAATTTTACAAAGCATAATGCACCCTAAAAATGACAACGAGAGTAAAAAATTAAAGCTAGAAAGCCTCGTAAAAGAGCAAGAGATATTCGAGCTCATAGAGCCTGCGACGAGCCTTGAGGATGTAGTGCTAAACGAAAAGACCAAAGAGCTTTTGGGTGCGATCTTGAAACAAGTCGATAAAAAGGTGCTCGCGCGGCTTAACAGCTGGGGGATCAAAAATCGCCGCGGCATCGATGCCAAGATCATATTTTACGGAGAGCCCGGCACCGGTAAGACGATGAGCGCCATAGGCCTTGCAAAGAGCCTAAAAAAGCAGATATTGAGCTTTGACTGCTCTAAAATTTTAAGCAAATATGTCGGCGAGAGTGAGCAAAACGTGCGTAAAATTTTCGATACATATAAAGAGATATGCAAAAAGAGCAAGAGCGAGCCGGTGCTGCTTTTAAACGAGGCCGATCAGTTTTTGAGCACCCGCGTGGAGAGCAGTAGCGGTGCGGAGAAAATGCACAATCAAATGCAAAATATATTTTTAGAGCAGATCGAGCGCTTCGAGGGCGTACTGATCGCTACGACGAATTTCCTCCAAAGCCTTGACAGCGCGTTTTCAAGGAGATTTGACTATAAGATCGAGTTTAAAAAGCCGGACTTCAAGCAGCGTCTAGCCATCTGGCGTAAAATTTTGCCTGAAAATGCGAATTTCGAGGAAAATTTCAGCCTCGAGCGCTTGGCGGAATTTAACCTAAGTGGCGCTCAGATCGTGCTGGTGCTAAAAAATACCGCGCTGAAAGTAGCCGTCAAGGACGACGCTATATTTACCTTCGAGGACTTTAAGACTACGATCGAGCGCGAGCTGAATTCCGCCTTTGGCGAGGATAAAAGGGTCGGATTCAACTATTGAATTTATTTTTCCATAACGCAGATCTCGCGCCGAAAGATTGCTTTTATCGTATAAAAGCCTACGAAGCAGACGAAAAATACTAAAGCCGCAAACATCGCGATAGCGCACGCTAGCCAAAATTTCTCTCCTGTCATCTCAAATGCCCTAAAAAACGCTATGCTAGCCGCAGCTGTGGGGAAAGTAAAAGCCCACCACGATAGGAAAAATTTAAGCTTTAAAAAATTTTTAAACATAAAAAGTATCAGCAAGGTAAAAAATAAAGTCAAATTTAGCAATATCTGCGCTACCAGACTAAATTCGCCAGTAAGCTTTATAAGTCCTGAAAATGCGAGCGAAGGTGGAGCGATCAAGATAAAAAGCGTGGGGATAAATTTTTGCGCGAGCCGTTCGTGAAAGATGAGGCGGTAAAAAATGATGGTAAAAAGCACGAGCCAAAAGAATGCCCCGACAGAGAAATAATACCACGCAAATACGCTTGTAGTGGGCGCGGCAAGGGGAACGATGAGGTTGCCTACGATCGGGATGAACCACGCGGGGTTACTTTGGGTAAGCAAGAGCTCTTTTTGTATCCAAAAAGCGACAACGTAAAGTGTCAAAAATGTCTGCACCGCAAGTCCGCCGTAAAGCAAAAATCCATAAATTTTACTTTCCTGAAAAAGGGCTGCGAGCAAAAGTAGCGATATAGAAAATGCAGCGAAAAAATTTATCCGCACGGGATGAGCGAACTCGACTCGCACGGCATTTGGATAACGTATGAATTTTAAGCAGTAAAAGACCGTAATGACTATAAAAAGCGCAGCTGTTAGCCATTTTAACAGCTCGCCTAAAATTTGCGAAATATCAAATAGTAAATTTAGCCGCTCGTAAGCTAGGGCTAGCCCGCTAAGCCCCATCGTAACGGCAAAAAACACGATCGGGAAATTTGCAAGTTTGCTTAAATTAGTATTTTTTAAAATATCATTTTGATCTTCGTACATTTTTATTCCTTAAAATTTTTAGTGATTTTAACTAAAATTTATTGAAATTTCAGTGATTATGTCACGTGATGAATTTTAGCTTAAAGCGCTTTATAAATAAATTCTCTTACCGAAATTTCAAACGAATATGACTACAATAAAAAATCCTACTGCAAAAGAGGCGAATATGCTAAGCGACGAGTTTCAAAAGATATTATATGGTGAGTTCTTATCGAAATTTGATATCTCAAGTGAGGATAGGCGGATACTCTTGCAAAATGCCGTGATAAAAACCTTTAAAAAAGGTGAGATCATATATCCAAAAGACGGCTGCTACGGCTACGCAATCGTAACAAGCGGCGAGATAAGAGGCTACATCAGCACGAGTAATTTTAAAGAGATCACTGTTTTTAACCTTAAAAATGGTGATAGCTGCATACTTTGCGCGTTTTGCTCGCTGGGACTCTCGCAGTTAGAATTAAATTTGCAAATCATGCAAGATACACAAATAATCCTTATCCCAAAGCCCTTTTACAAGCAGCTTCGCGAGCGTTATCCGCAGGTGG containing:
- a CDS encoding Crp/Fnr family transcriptional regulator, which produces MTTIKNPTAKEANMLSDEFQKILYGEFLSKFDISSEDRRILLQNAVIKTFKKGEIIYPKDGCYGYAIVTSGEIRGYISTSNFKEITVFNLKNGDSCILCAFCSLGLSQLELNLQIMQDTQIILIPKPFYKQLRERYPQVANHTLELISRRFSSVMNVMEQALFTPLTGRIMKFLEQNGAQNELKITHEQIANHLGSAREAVSRVLKEL
- a CDS encoding SLAC1 anion channel family protein, whose protein sequence is MYEDQNDILKNTNLSKLANFPIVFFAVTMGLSGLALAYERLNLLFDISQILGELLKWLTAALFIVITVFYCLKFIRYPNAVRVEFAHPVRINFFAAFSISLLLLAALFQESKIYGFLLYGGLAVQTFLTLYVVAFWIQKELLLTQSNPAWFIPIVGNLIVPLAAPTTSVFAWYYFSVGAFFWLVLFTIIFYRLIFHERLAQKFIPTLFILIAPPSLAFSGLIKLTGEFSLVAQILLNLTLFFTLLILFMFKNFLKLKFFLSWWAFTFPTAAASIAFFRAFEMTGEKFWLACAIAMFAALVFFVCFVGFYTIKAIFRREICVMEK
- a CDS encoding ATP-binding protein, which codes for MQYLLDFLNSDIKKSKISALIKCSEEEAKILRHLSKIYIEGVANISVYDLLCTVFGSQDYRHLSYLKFIKSLLDYGWIVQSYNIFKTPENTNKSSGTNLLALLHSEISLSPSFLKILEEGSTKVELPTPSAYEDHLEYLKDQFLRIELYAKAAMFQSGVSDAKARIKTQINELEARINERIEISKISIKIEQIFKDNALSVKEQLIFLALLKEEYAGDFENGRDLNALIGLISDDEFERIKNRSLLEDGSALIENGLIDYDEVLNAFGNVSRNFFINEEILQSIMHPKNDNESKKLKLESLVKEQEIFELIEPATSLEDVVLNEKTKELLGAILKQVDKKVLARLNSWGIKNRRGIDAKIIFYGEPGTGKTMSAIGLAKSLKKQILSFDCSKILSKYVGESEQNVRKIFDTYKEICKKSKSEPVLLLNEADQFLSTRVESSSGAEKMHNQMQNIFLEQIERFEGVLIATTNFLQSLDSAFSRRFDYKIEFKKPDFKQRLAIWRKILPENANFEENFSLERLAEFNLSGAQIVLVLKNTALKVAVKDDAIFTFEDFKTTIERELNSAFGEDKRVGFNY